From one Micromonospora siamensis genomic stretch:
- a CDS encoding glutaredoxin family protein, with protein sequence MSTDARLALITRPGCHLCEDARAAMDRVVAVTGDRWVEKDVTDDVELEREYGDRLPVVLLDGKEHGYWRVEEDRLLRDLTTPQL encoded by the coding sequence ATGTCCACTGACGCCCGGCTCGCCCTGATCACCCGGCCCGGCTGCCACCTCTGCGAGGACGCCCGCGCGGCGATGGACCGGGTGGTGGCGGTCACCGGTGACCGGTGGGTGGAGAAGGACGTCACCGACGACGTCGAGCTGGAACGCGAGTACGGCGACCGGCTGCCCGTGGTGCTGCTCGACGGCAAGGAGCACGGCTACTGGCGGGTGGAGGAGGACCGGCTGCTGCGTGACCTCACCACCCCGCAGCTCTGA